One segment of Paenibacillus rhizovicinus DNA contains the following:
- a CDS encoding phytanoyl-CoA dioxygenase family protein — protein sequence MKLHALTMEQMLAWERDGYLAIEDFLNPEELSVYNAAMDQTLADYKAKGNVMPPNIDQVSGVIEHGELYLQLMEHPRMMGVMRDVFGDAFTMIDNELFIKHPGQVTHASWHRDTTTTMHLGKKRVPFMVKVFYFMADVPYDGGCLSFLPGSRHMPDELLPSSDHGEQMPGHVRMNVKAGTAVLFDGATYHAAMDNKSNQQRRSLIYNYGPLFLRTWPGYEPSQRLLENQANTPLRNMLLGASPWPNAPHVFQ from the coding sequence ATGAAATTGCATGCTTTGACGATGGAACAAATGTTGGCTTGGGAGCGGGACGGTTACCTTGCGATCGAGGATTTTCTAAATCCGGAAGAGTTAAGCGTTTACAATGCGGCGATGGACCAGACATTGGCGGATTACAAAGCGAAGGGCAATGTCATGCCGCCGAATATTGATCAGGTCAGCGGCGTCATCGAGCATGGCGAACTCTATCTGCAGCTAATGGAGCATCCGCGCATGATGGGCGTGATGCGCGATGTCTTCGGCGATGCGTTTACGATGATCGACAACGAGCTGTTCATCAAACATCCCGGACAGGTTACGCATGCTTCCTGGCATCGCGACACGACCACGACGATGCATCTTGGCAAGAAGCGGGTTCCGTTCATGGTCAAAGTGTTCTACTTCATGGCAGACGTTCCTTATGACGGCGGATGTCTATCCTTCCTCCCGGGCAGCCGGCATATGCCGGATGAGCTGCTTCCGTCCAGCGATCATGGCGAACAGATGCCTGGACATGTGCGCATGAATGTCAAAGCAGGCACGGCGGTGCTCTTCGACGGGGCCACGTATCATGCCGCCATGGACAACAAGTCCAATCAACAGCGAAGATCGCTCATTTATAATTACGGACCGCTGTTCCTCCGGACTTGGCCGGGTTATGAGCCGAGTCAGAGACTGCTGGAGAACCAAGCGAATACGCCGCTGAGGAACATGCTGCTGGGCGCTTCTCCTTGGCCCAATGCTCCGCATGTGTTCCAATAG
- a CDS encoding mandelate racemase/muconate lactonizing enzyme family protein: MKITDVEVLYLKLPQVDASRCDGTQDTLIVRVRTDEGIDGIGEIDSVPVVARAVIEAPPSHSIATGLKELLIGEDPFEVERLWDKMYMGALYYGRTGPVLHAMSGIDIALWDIIGKAANRPTAQMLGGIYRREIPVYASLLMPDTIAEAAKLAEKYMNLGYKAIKFGWGPIGRVSQAFDIELVRTIRSVIGDENRLMIDVGQVWDVKHAIRMAAEFERYGVYWMEEPLPPDDLTGYKLLSEQAGIYIATGEQESGRRSFDRLLREGGVDILQPDLGRCGGLTEARKIAVMAYDRNRKVVPHAFKTGVLVAASAHFAASMPQGDLIEYTLSDSPLARHAVANPLAIKDGCVRLPESPGLGIELDEQTVKKYLVT, translated from the coding sequence GTGAAGATCACGGATGTAGAAGTGCTTTATTTGAAGCTTCCCCAGGTCGACGCGTCGCGCTGCGACGGCACGCAGGACACGTTGATCGTCCGGGTACGGACAGACGAAGGGATCGACGGAATCGGCGAAATCGACTCTGTTCCGGTCGTTGCCCGCGCCGTTATCGAAGCCCCGCCATCGCATTCGATCGCGACAGGCCTCAAGGAGCTGTTAATAGGCGAAGATCCTTTCGAGGTTGAGCGGCTGTGGGACAAAATGTACATGGGCGCGCTCTATTACGGGCGAACGGGTCCCGTGCTTCATGCGATGAGCGGGATCGACATTGCGCTTTGGGACATCATCGGCAAAGCTGCCAACCGTCCGACAGCTCAAATGCTGGGCGGAATCTATCGCAGGGAAATACCCGTCTACGCCAGCCTGCTTATGCCGGACACGATTGCAGAGGCTGCCAAGCTCGCCGAGAAGTACATGAACCTCGGCTACAAAGCAATCAAATTCGGCTGGGGCCCGATCGGACGCGTATCGCAGGCCTTCGATATCGAGCTTGTCCGCACGATCCGGTCGGTCATCGGCGACGAGAACCGGCTTATGATCGATGTCGGCCAAGTCTGGGACGTCAAGCACGCGATCCGGATGGCGGCGGAATTCGAGCGTTACGGCGTGTACTGGATGGAGGAACCGCTGCCGCCGGACGATTTAACCGGTTACAAGCTGTTGTCGGAGCAAGCCGGCATTTATATCGCGACAGGCGAGCAGGAGAGCGGCAGAAGGTCGTTCGACAGACTGCTGCGCGAAGGCGGAGTCGACATTCTGCAGCCGGATCTAGGACGCTGCGGGGGGCTGACGGAAGCACGCAAGATCGCCGTTATGGCTTACGATCGCAACCGCAAGGTCGTTCCTCATGCGTTCAAGACGGGCGTGCTGGTGGCGGCGAGCGCGCATTTCGCGGCGAGCATGCCGCAAGGCGACTTGATTGAATATACGCTCTCGGATTCCCCGCTCGCCAGGCATGCCGTAGCGAATCCGCTTGCGATCAAGGACGGCTGCGTTCGGCTGCCGGAAAGCCCGGGTCTGGGCATCGAGCTCGACGAGCAGACCGTGAAGAAGTATCTCGTAACGTAA
- a CDS encoding GntR family transcriptional regulator, which produces MDNFSFKEQKPTSLRHRITDDIRNAILNGQLKPGDKLRESAIAKEMGVSRGPIREAMRTLEQEGLLHSSPYKETVVAEFSQEEVIEVLIPIRLTIELFAIRSGLSQMTDADFAHMQTFVDGIREAVEREDPAGIVNNDIAFHEYIIQASRASNVMNIWSSIVNRIRLHFFIQNPMYSDPRQIYEEHDILLQAMRAKDIELACRLMKAHIHDENVALLQPALPDDK; this is translated from the coding sequence ATGGACAATTTCAGCTTCAAAGAGCAAAAGCCAACATCATTAAGACATCGAATAACGGATGACATACGCAATGCGATTCTGAACGGCCAACTGAAGCCGGGCGATAAGCTGAGGGAAAGCGCGATTGCCAAAGAAATGGGCGTCAGCCGCGGACCGATTCGCGAAGCGATGAGAACGCTCGAGCAAGAAGGTCTCCTGCACTCCTCGCCGTACAAAGAAACCGTCGTAGCGGAATTCTCGCAGGAGGAAGTCATCGAGGTGCTCATACCGATCCGGCTTACGATCGAGCTGTTCGCGATTCGCTCCGGTCTCTCTCAAATGACCGATGCGGATTTCGCGCACATGCAAACCTTCGTCGATGGCATCCGGGAAGCCGTCGAACGGGAGGATCCCGCCGGGATCGTGAATAACGACATTGCCTTTCACGAATACATCATTCAGGCGTCGCGCGCCAGCAACGTCATGAATATCTGGTCGAGCATCGTCAATCGGATTCGCTTGCATTTCTTCATCCAGAACCCGATGTACAGCGACCCTCGCCAAATCTACGAAGAGCACGACATTCTCCTGCAGGCGATGAGAGCGAAGGATATCGAGCTGGCATGCCGGCTTATGAAGGCGCATATCCATGACGAGAACGTAGCCTTGTTGCAGCCTGCTCTCCCGGACGATAAATAA